The following is a genomic window from Verrucomicrobiota bacterium.
CCTGGCTAGGATAGGATGATTAAAGTGGGGGGCATGAATGATGGCAGGCTGTCGATAGGCTGTGTGGCCAAGCTGTTCCTTAAGTGTGAAAAGGGCAGTGTCAAATATGCTTATTTTGGCATTGGGATAACTTAGGGTTAAACTGCTAATATCTTTGCTTGAGGCTAGTAGACGAAGGTTTTTTCCTCGGGAATGAAGTTTTCCAACGAGGTTTGTTATAAACCGTCCAATCCCGGAATTCCTGTGCATCCTGAAATCGATAAGAACTTCAGATGACATTTTTTTTCCTTAATACGACAGCACACGTGTCGTAGCCATTATAACCGAAGATATGATAAATCAATTGACATGTGCGATAAAAGTTTTTTTCAAATATGAGCTTGATTCCCGTTGCTACATAATAGGGATCAAGTTTCATTTCAACGATCTCAAACCCATTCAGAGTGAAACATTTCTCGAGCGAATTAAAATTCCAATGACTAAGATGCAGTTCATGTAAAGATATGTCTGACATGATGCGCGGCAGTCCTAAATGGCCGAGGTACTTGAATCTTTTCGGACAATAGACCTTAAGGAAGGGACTTAAAAATCCTTTAAGTTTATTCCTAAATGAATCTTGATCATTTGGTACTGCAACCAATAATATGCCATTTTTATTCAATAACTCTGAACACCGGAGCATTAAATCGAATGGTTTAGTAACGTGTTCAAGGACATGAAATAATGTGATTACGTCATACTTTCGATCAAGGATAATATCTGATATATCACCATTGTATAAATTAATATTATACTTTTCACGTGCGATTTGAAAAGCCCGCCCGGAAAGTTCAGTTCCCTCCCTAATAGGAATAATACCTTCTAACAGGCTTAAGAATTGTCCAATT
Proteins encoded in this region:
- a CDS encoding class I SAM-dependent methyltransferase, which codes for ILPDNINESNHNNCIGCLSPEINQIDTVAYLCQCKKCELIFDTPQPLLDSIRDYYSQPQQYDHWLSQINEREKLWKRRIQTFRSCLVGSSILDIGAGIGQFLSLLEGIIPIREGTELSGRAFQIAREKYNINLYNGDISDIILDRKYDVITLFHVLEHVTKPFDLMLRCSELLNKNGILLVAVPNDQDSFRNKLKGFLSPFLKVYCPKRFKYLGHLGLPRIMSDISLHELHLSHWNFNSLEKCFTLNGFEIVEMKLDPYYVATGIKLIFEKNFYRTCQLIYHIFGYNGYDTCAVVLRKKNVI